One segment of Desulfosudis oleivorans Hxd3 DNA contains the following:
- a CDS encoding SoxR reducing system RseC family protein: protein MATEEGIVIRTSGTSAWIRTQRAAACEHCQSKDSCKTMGGGNDMEVEAANRVEARTGDRVVVSFATASLIKATFLIYMFPILCLMAGAGIGVRLSQTVFPSVDQSVLSAVIGFGAFVLAVVFVRIRGNRMAKEDQYKPVIIRVLKNRPSQSQ from the coding sequence ATGGCAACAGAAGAAGGCATTGTGATTCGAACCAGCGGAACCTCGGCCTGGATCCGGACCCAGCGGGCCGCCGCCTGCGAGCACTGCCAATCCAAGGACTCCTGCAAAACCATGGGCGGCGGAAACGATATGGAGGTGGAAGCCGCCAACCGGGTGGAGGCCAGGACCGGGGACCGGGTGGTGGTCAGCTTTGCAACCGCCTCCCTGATAAAAGCCACCTTCCTGATCTACATGTTTCCCATTCTCTGCCTCATGGCCGGGGCCGGCATCGGTGTCAGGCTTTCCCAGACGGTTTTTCCCTCGGTGGACCAGTCGGTGCTGTCGGCCGTGATCGGGTTCGGCGCCTTTGTGCTGGCCGTGGTCTTTGTCCGGATTCGGGGCAACCGCATGGCCAAGGAGGACCAATACAAACCGGTCATCATCCGGGTTCTCAAAAACCGCCCCTCGCAATCCCAATAA